The stretch of DNA GGGAATAACATATCAACAGAAACTTATAAAAAAGTAAAGCAAACAGAAAAGGTAGCGAGAGGATTGCACCGGAAAATTTCGTATTTAGATCAAATTGCAGTTAAGTCCTACAAATTCAGATTCGAATTTCCGCTATCTAAAAATGACCTAATGAGATAAATACTAAATgttaaagaaaaaagaaaattgatGAAACAACAAGCAAAACCAAAAGAAATATCTAGTACAGTACTAATTTTGATGGCAGACTTGTAGTGGAAGATGCATCTAGAGGACCAGTAATATGGAGTGTCATAATATCTCCTATTTGGTGTTGCAGAACATTCTTGGTACTCTGTATATCAAAAACTTGTTTGAGTTTGATCTTATGATTCGCCATGGTGCCTATATCTTGCATTTCTAAAATGAgtttatgttttttttccaaACATTATCTGCAACTTTTAGGGTATTTTCGTAGTGTATGAGCTGAAATAGATAAAATGATTATTTTTATGCTTTctgttctaaaaaaataaaatcatgTAAGATAAATGTTGTTTTGTGATTGCCTTCATGATTTCCTGTGGTTGCTAAGTGCTAACAGGGGAATGATAAGTTAATGTGAAAATCATGGGTATGAAATACTTTGTGGGATAAGTCCTCATCAATTAGCTCAATGGTCAGTACACAAGAAATTTGATGAGGCAGATAGCGCTAGAAGCGCATGTACTACCCTATTTTGCAATTCTCTCACCTTGAAAGCTGAACATTGATCTTCTGGAAGTCTGCGACAGCTCCTTCACCTCCAGTTGATCCCAATTCTGGACACATCATGTATGCTTGTCAGCTTGAAATCATGCTCTACCCTGCTGCAATCCTACACAACAATGTGGCATGTATATGCAGAGCCACCAAATAGATACCCTCCTCACAGGTCAGGGGCTTTGACTTCTGATGAGGAGGAACACGATGAAAAGGGGCTCTCCATGTAGCAAATATCTCACCTTTCTTTTCATCATGGGTCACAAATCCAATGACTGCTACAGGCTGCATGACTGTTCAACAAAGACCCCATCAATATTGATTTTCATCCAATCTGTGTCCCTCCACTGCTCGTGCTGCGCATGCCTGCTCCAGCATCCAGATAACTGCATCCAATTTTCCTGTATTTCTCTTCCACCATGATAATTGCATACTCTTCTAATTTGATGTTCCATAGTTTAGTTTTCTCAGATGATGAACAATGAATTTGATCTCAGAGGAGCTATACAAACCTTGGACTGATGAGTGATGACATGCTGATTAGTGCAATATATTATGCAGATTTGTCAAAATCCCCAAAGAAGCAGGCAAAACAACAGGAGGGCCAGGCCAAGAAATATTGATAAACTATTTGCTATCCAGAATTTATTTGTGTTTTAGCGTGCAAAATCTAGCAACCATTTAAGGATTTCAAAGCCTTGTTAAACACTTCAGAGGAACATTAAAATGTTCCCTTTATTAGGTGGCCTAAAAAAGGGATAGGAGGAAACCAGGATTCCTTCACTGCAAAAATTGATAGCCTAGTTGAACAATTCTTAAGGAAAATTTTCATCTATAATTTTATTCTACCATTTTAGGTGTACTTTTCATCTATACCACCAGCCACTCAATGACATGGGGCCAGACTCCACACGTCATTGATTAGCCTGGTAGTGCCCCATCAAATGGTGGTATCAATGAAATTTCGTGTGCTTAGATGATGTGTAAAACTCACCTTTGTTTAGATAACTTCACAGTAACAATGAAAAGTCAATAAGCACTTGAATAATAGCAGGGCCCAAAGTAAATCTTTCAGCAGGGCATCTACTTTTAGACTAAGATAAAAACGATAACAGTGTTAAAGCTACCAGTAAAACACCAGAATTTGGGCAATAAAAGCAATGATGAAAACAGTTTGGATAGGCACATGATAATTATCTTGTTTAAGTGGGAATCATGACTTGAATATTAAATCAGGTCATGTCAATATGTATCACCGATACACGATACGGGTACGGCGATACGAGAGTTTGAAAAACGACACAGTGTAGTATAGAGATAGTATAGGAGTATTGAAGTATCAAAGTTTCGGATACGTAGGTATCGGATACGGATGCGGCTGGGTTAGTGAAGTATCGGTGATTTATATGtcattgcaggcttgcagcaagCTTACACAAGTTAAGGTAAAAAGCATGGCATTGTTTAATGACAAATTGTCAAGTTATATGCACGTAACAGGATAACTTCACGTCTTTAACTATTTACAAGATAAACTGAAGCAATAGGATTTGCAATTCTGCATTACACAAACCTAACATGAAGCAGCAGTGATCATactgataaaaaaaatttatgcatTTTGCATAAATTATAAATCTTGAAGCTAACTAATGGCCCATCACAAGTTTGGGCTAACTCAACATGATACTAATAGGATATTTATCAAAATTATAGTATTTTCTGAAAACACTAAAGGAATAGCAGTAAGGAAAAAGAATATTATTTTCTAACAACACTAAAGAACAAACAGCTATGTAATGACAAATTCTCATTTGATATGTCTACAGGAAGAGTATAGGAACATCTAATCGGTTACAATTCCTTGCACACCCAGGAAAGAAAATTAGAACAATTGCAATATTGCCACAGTTCAACAAATGTAACAAAACTAAGCAAGAACAAAGTAATTACAAATATTTTATTCTCGAGTATGCAGTGAACTGTGTATTGTTTTATTATAGGAGAAAAAAAGCTGTACAAGGCCAAAGCCTTACAAAACTTTACAACTTGCACGTCACAGACTTTAGGAACCACAAAACTTTACAACCACCTAGCCTATTCCCAAGAACAGGCCCTGGAGCTCCCTGGCTCTAGCGGCACACCATAAGGTATCTTCTTCCTTGACTACCCACACAACTTTGTTCACGTTTGTGGAGACATCATTAAAGACACAACAATTATGATGCTTCCACAACTCCCGTGAAACAAGGATGATCAGCCAACTAAGCCCCTTCCGTTACTGTTTATCAACTTCCTAGAAGGAGCTACTCCAGCTATAAAAAACTGCACCTTCCAAGTTGCGGCGCAATCCTCCCAATCCCAGCCCACAGAAGAATGCAGAACAAAACTTGCCGAGAAACAACATTGGAGACAAGAATGTGCTGTACGGTCTCCTCTGACTGATCAGAAAGGGGACAGCCATATAACATAGAGAATGAGGACGATTAGCACAGTAGAGGCCAGAGGGATTATAGGGATATATCTAGCTACAATAGCTTTACACATTATTCAGAGTACATGTGTCTTTCTTGTTTTAAGTGAAGTCTATACAGTAGCAAAATGGTAAGTTTTACACACGACTGGGTAGTGGCATAGTTTCTTGTGCTTAATAAGTAGGTTTATTTTGTTACAGTACACGACAAACTAAAACCGAAGAGACACTGTCCAAATCTTATTTGAGGTATACACAACCAGTCAACAAGCTGTTCGAACTTTTGATTCACATTTGTCTATCACTCAAAATATCTTTCTTTTTTAATATCCCTGCTTCACCATAAATTTTGCATGTGTGGCACACAGCAGTACGCATGGGCAATGGTTTCACAACATTACATAAGGGTTTCAACACTTATTCCTTACTCAAGAAAATAACAAGGATGAGGGATCAGCCTGGAAGCGCAATGTGCAAGCAATACCTTGTTCGTCCATAGCAAGTGCTAAGACAAGCTCGGCACAAACCAAGTGCAAGCATGCATCCATGGGCCAGACAGCTCCTCGGTGCGGCCATCCTCCATGCTAAACCTGTAGATGCAAGACCTCTTGTCCCTCTCCAGCTTGAAGAAATAGATGCAATCCCCTTTAAACCCAGGGAAATCGGCTGCGCTGAAGGAGAATCCCTGGAACAGTCCAATAAACAACATCCTGTCACCAATGCTCCTCATTCGAACCCACTGCGGTTGTGGCGGCTGGTCCTCCTTCTCAATTTCCATCTCCAGCTGGTACACCTCCAACCCGCCACGGCAATACTCCAGCAACTCTCCACGCTCATTGTTGGCGAAGTGCCGGATCACGCACAGCAGCTCATGCCCAGATGGCACGAAGGCCGTGCACTTGAAGTTGAAGGCATCCCTGCGCGGAGGTGCCGCAGgtgtcggcggcggtggcacggCGCCGACCACGGCCAGCGTGGCTGCGTCGAAGACCGTGACTTGCCCGCGGTCGTCGCATACGAACAGCTTCCCGTCGTGGTACATGTTCTCGGCGACAAGGTCCGGCACCAGCACCTCCGTCCAGCCATCCCTATCCACAGGCTTCGTTGTGGGTTCACACCCAGCCATGAAATCGAAGTGGAAAAAGAGCTTCCTGGCGTTGTACAGCACCACCGGCGCCGGGGAGTCGTCATCGGCGGCCGCGGGGATGAGGTAGCCCTGGATGACGGGGTTGGAGGCGGGGAAAGGTGAGTCGGGGAGGGGGAGCCGAGCGCCGGTGAGGGGGTTGagcaggaggaggtggcgggtggtgtcggagaggaggaggtgggagCGGGTGGGGCCGAGGAGGCGGTGGGAGGACGAGGGGGCGGGGACGGAACGGACGGCGCCGGAGGCGAGGGAAAAGAAGGAAAGGGAGGCGGTGGCGTGGGCGGGCCCCGCGGGGCGAGCGAGGAGCCAGGGGAGGAAGGGGGGAGGGGGCGAGGATGCGACGGCGGAGCGCCAGGAGCGGCAGaccgcgcggaggcggaggaagtCGAGCGGGTCGTGGAGGTAGCCGGCGACGAGGCGGACCAGGTCGCCGGGGAGGGTTGACCAGTCCATGCGATctgggccttgtttggtttggtaAGAAAAGTAGCGCTAGTGAATAGTAAAtaactttgaccattaattatggtgttaaacaaagtcagtttacaaaaccaacttcagaaccccgcgctagtgacctgAATAATCGAATGAGatatttgaccgcacgattaaaggattgttactgtagcatcactgtagcaaatcatcgattgattaccgccattagattcgtcgcgaaaagttacgcccatccctaaaaagattttgcaaacatacttcatttagtgcttcatgcatacgagattcttttttcgggaagTGTGCGCGCTAGAAAACTAGcacaaccaaacaaggccctgGACTCGGAAGTGTACGGAGACGAGAGAAAGAGAAGGCTGCCCGCAGTGGGATCTCTATCCCACGCGCTGCCCCgttttgtgtttggatttgGCGGAAAAACAGCCCGCAGCGGTCATATGTAAAAGGATCTGTATTGTTCAGTATCGAGCTCCACGCGCTAAATTGAGCGAGCTTGGAGAAGAAACTGGAAGCACCGACATGGCGCGGGGCCCGCGACCCGCGCGCCATCGCACCCACcgtcggcgaggagggaggagagggagagggagggaggagggaagaGGAAGGGGCGGCGCGCACCATGGCCtccgcgagctcgagctccgccgaggCCCGTCCAGCTTGCCGCCCGCCGAGGCTCCATGGGACCGcttgcgcctccgcctcgccatggccgtcCCGTGACTCCCGCCACTGGACAGGGACAGGAGGGAGTGGACTCGGGCGACGCCGTGCTGTGtgtgcgcctccgccgcgcctcctcgcgCGTCCTACGTGTCGTGccgtgcgcgcgccgccgcccagcgtgCCTGCGCCATGGCAGATTGAAGAttgaagagagagggagaggggaagaAGATGCCGCCCTCCCTGCGCCATGGCCACCCACGTGCGGTCGACGCCCGCCGAACTCCGGTTCGCGGCAACCAGACGCCCATCGCGAGGCTCACCAGCCGCGCCCagacgcccgccgcgccgccgcacgccgtggggcgcctccgcggcgagctcgagcagGGAGCGGTTCGCAGGGGAGGGAgcgggcgcctcgccgccgctccaccccgccggggccgctggccggccgcggcgccacTGCAGCTCGGCCATGAGCTCGGCACCATGGCCACGTGGCCGAAGCTCGGAGGCCACGCGCCATGGGAGGGGGCAGGAGGAGGGAGGCCCGTGAGCCCAACGCCGCGGTGGCGCTCGCCCacccgcccgccatggccccaCGCGAAGGAGGGAGGCGCTGGCGGCACGGGGGCGCGGCGAGGTCGTGCGGCAGGGGCGCGGGGGCATGACGAGGTCGCGCGGCGCCTGCAGGCGCCGCGCGCATGCGGTG from Panicum virgatum strain AP13 chromosome 9K, P.virgatum_v5, whole genome shotgun sequence encodes:
- the LOC120651300 gene encoding putative F-box protein At3g25750; its protein translation is MDWSTLPGDLVRLVAGYLHDPLDFLRLRAVCRSWRSAVASSPPPPFLPWLLARPAGPAHATASLSFFSLASGAVRSVPAPSSSHRLLGPTRSHLLLSDTTRHLLLLNPLTGARLPLPDSPFPASNPVIQGYLIPAAADDDSPAPVVLYNARKLFFHFDFMAGCEPTTKPVDRDGWTEVLVPDLVAENMYHDGKLFVCDDRGQVTVFDAATLAVVGAVPPPPTPAAPPRRDAFNFKCTAFVPSGHELLCVIRHFANNERGELLEYCRGGLEVYQLEMEIEKEDQPPQPQWVRMRSIGDRMLFIGLFQGFSFSAADFPGFKGDCIYFFKLERDKRSCIYRFSMEDGRTEELSGPWMHACTWFVPSLS